In Brassica napus cultivar Da-Ae chromosome C2, Da-Ae, whole genome shotgun sequence, the sequence TGGCACAAGGGTTTGTTCTTGTTACCACTTGGTTCAATCTCAGAAGCTGAAGATTTAGTTTTCTCGGCCCCTTTTGGTTGTTTAATCTTCAGCTCAGGAAGAGAGGCGATTTTCGCTATATCATAGTTAACAATGGCAGATATTTTCTTTATCTCCGGAGCATCAGATGCTTTTTTGGATGCTATTGTGCGCAGTGACCTCACTGCAGAACTTGGTGCACTATTATTAACCGTTTTAGGTTCCGATAATCGTCTTGTCCTTGAAACTGACTTGTTCTGACTATTAAGACTAACTCTGGTTTCTCTCTTAGAGAGAGGTAATGGTGATATCGACCTTGTTAGCCAACTTCCTGCCATGTGCAGTGACCTCACTGCAGAACTTGGTGCACTACCCATTTTGGGTCTTGTCCTTGAAACTGACTCGTCCTGACTATCAAGACTGATTCTGGTGTCTCTCTTAGAAAGAGGTAATGGTGATATCGACCTTGTTAGCCTATTACCTGTAGCTGTGCCTTCTCTCTTAGATGGAGGTAGAGGTGATATCGATCTTGTTAGCCTGTTACCTGTTGACTTACTTCCAGAACTCAGTTTACTATTCTTGGGAACTTTCTCAGATTCACCGGAGCCTAAAGAAGCACTTCTTATGGGAAGACGGCGTTGAAGAGGTGATGATAATGATCCTGGTTCTGTGTCACTAAACTTAGAGGCTCTAGGAGCGCCAGGAGAATATCTGTTTGGCaaattttttcttgtttgttgAGCAGATAACTGTGACTGGCCTACTACAGTTGAGTTGCTTTTAGCAGCAATCCTCTTCTGTCTTGCTATTTTCAGACCTTCGATGCGTttcctctcttcctcttcctaaAACGACAATAAGAATGTGTGATGCACTAATAAAAAAATGCAATTATCTCATCAAATTGTTAGTTTTACCTTTTCCTTTTTGATGATCAGAAGATCAGCTTTGAAATTTCTAAGCTTATCAGCTCGTGCTCTTGCTTCATCTAAAGGACTCATCTTTGTGGGTCTTCCTTTCCGTATTACCCCTGAAGCCTTCCTCTTATCTGCAGCATCATTAGACAGTCTTGTTGTTGGATCTCTCAATGACTTCTTTGTAACTCCAGCTTCCttgttattctttttctttaaagCTTTGGAACCAAAATCTAGTGCAGGATCATAACCAGCTGATAACTTCTCTGTTTCTCGCTCTGGCATCAGACTCAGATCATGAGGCTCATAACTGATCTTGTTTCTTTTACTTCCATCAGCTTGGTGGTACGAAGAGATCTCTGATCCAATGTCTATAGCATTTCGAGTACTGCTTCCAGCTTCCCGAGTAACAATATAAGAATCATCATCCATGTTAACTGATGATGATCTTTTATCCAGACCATTCCTTGGATTATCAAAACCTTTCAAGTTGAGAGGATCAGAAGGATTCTCAAAACCATTTTCTCTCTGGTGAACCATGAAAGAGTCACTAGATCCCCTAATTCTACGAGTCACAATTCCATTTTGAGTATCCCTTTCTTGATATCTTTCTGCTTCACGTTTGTCATGAGCCAAAGGATCATCATATTTCCCTGTACGTTCTTCTGTATCAGCATCTTGCAACAATAAAGTTTGAAATGCTTGCCAATCCCCAGTGTCAGCCTCTGTCccttttgtttctctctctttaCCAACATTGTAACATTCTACTACTATTGCCCCTTCTTCAGCATCAGATTCTGTTCCTGAATGATCTTGCTTCTTCGAATTAATGTAGTTTATATTCCGAATCACTACCTTCCCTGATCTCCTTCTCCTACCTGATTTTCCTTTCTCTCTGCCCTGATCTTCTGATCCGGAGGAGTCCTCGCTACAAGATGAGTGATGTTTCTTAGCCTTTCTTTGGCCAGAGCTACGCCTAGAATCATCCGTAGAGGGATAGGGTGATGGATATGGATAGTAAGGCATGCCCTGCATTGTATATCCTTGAAACACTGGAAAAGTCCCGGGCGGAGAGTGAACTGGCCATGGTGCATACATTGGGTGTTGATGCTGCCCTTGCACATGTTCTTTATTTACATTTGTAAGAGACTTCACATCTGAATAGAAAAAAGTATTATTGGTATAAATATCGACTGTGCAAAACAATGGATCGTCTTACCATTATTATTTTCAGGTGACCCAGGCCACGAGTTCCTACGCATATTAGCAGCATTTGCCAACATAGTCCCTGAGGCGTTCGTTGGAGAGATGTTTGGCTGTGTTGCTTCGATTTCAAGCCACTGACCAGATTCATGCTTTTTCTTCCACAAGTCCATGAATTTTAAGCAGGCATCCCTAATGACATTGATGAAGCAAAACAGTGACATAACTACGGCTGCTACTCAAAAGATTCTTTCGAActcgaaaagtaaaataaaagaaatgttCTCACATCAATCGTGAGGCTCCAAAGGATTTGGCGAAAGATATAAGAGGAAGCATATCATCAACTTGGAAACCGGCTGCCACGGCACGTGCAAATGCCATTCCCTGTTCTTTCTGCAACACTTTCTTCCTTGTCTCCAGAACTTTCAGAACTTGAACTCTGATAAAACAATTCCACATCACCGATCAGATACTTCACTACTCTCTTTCTTTTAagcatagaaaaaaaaaacatctttcatGCAAAGGGGTGGTTATACTTAGAGTTTTCATCTGATGTGGTAGACAGATTTGCTTGCTTTGGATGTGAATCTGGCTGTCAAAGATGAAAGAAGATCgaattaattgttaaaaaaaacaagatgagaagaagaaaatcattttaattatttaaactatttcGGTTCTAAGTAACCTCGTAAAGGACAATGGCTTTCTCCTCGTTGAGCTGTAGTAATGGCCTACTACCTGATTCACATTCTCAAATATTGGTGGAACTGTAATCTTTGTGAGAAAACGTTGGCATCATTATAGCATACCTTGTGTACTCTCCGCTCTTTTTGCTCGTAGATTGTCTTCCACCTGCTTGTACAAACGAACGTTAAAAATTGACCAAACAAAGTATTTACAGTATATCAAAGTTTACTTACAACAGGTAATGCTACTTCAGAGTTGTACTGGATACCAATTGCTTCCCTGATCTGCATGATCTCAGTTTCTAAAGTGTAGACACGTTCTAGGACATCCGGATTGCTCACAAATCGAACAAACCTAacgaaaacaaagaaaaaaaagtgtcTCAGTGTACAAAAAAGCCCCGTTTAAAGAAAGCTTGTATTGTTATAAGACCTCTGAATTGTTGCTTTAGTGAACCAAGCTGCATTGTCACCATCCTTAGGCTTGAGAACAATGGAGTAGCCACCTTTAGAAACTTGATCTTGTGCAGTCTTCAAGTGAGCAAGAAAAGGATCAAGCAACCCTGTAGCTATCTTCTCAGCCTTTCCATTATCTATTATCAACAGATCACACCTGAATCATTTTGTTACACAAGTTAGCGACTTATACAGTTTTCTCGACTTCTATATGCAATAGCTTTGTCACATCGTATCAAAGAACTCAAAAATGGAATAACTTTGTTACAGTTTATAACACTTAACAATATGGGATCAAATCACCATTAAAAGGATTTTGATATTATCAAGAAACCAATAAAAATGCAAAACCTTTCGGTTTTTACAGCACAATATTCTCACACGGAGCGATATTCTGTTCTTAAATAAACATTTTAGAtcaattagagagagagagagagattatatTACCGGGTTCGAGTGGGAGTGAGCTGAAACACAACTGAATCAAGCCTGGTCGACGATTTCATCGCAAAATCTTGAAACTTTTCAGATTACTAAATCATCCAAAGAAGAACCCACTAACCGAACCGAAGAACGAAACACAAACTGCAAATTAAAGCGAAGAATCACATGGGGACGAAGAATTGTAGAGCGAAAGGCAGTGTCATCTgcgaaatttccgaggaaatattggGCGAAAATGTAAAAGTGGGGAGAAGTCAGGGGTAAAACAGGAAATCCGACGGTGATCACAGGTGTAAGTGTGTCTATAAGTGTTTACTACCGACAGAAATATGTCATCGGCTCCATAGTCTTCTCAACGGTAATATtggttgtatattttatttctgTTGAAACAAACAACAGTTATGTCTTTATTAGgaaaatgacttcaaaatagaggagaaaaaaaaaagttgacttGTAAAATTAGGGATCGAAACAGTTTAATTTAGAGAACAATTATGTTTCAGTAAACTTTGtatctaaattttaaaacataatttttttaaaaaaaaattgacacatTACTTTGAGAGAAACTGAAGGATATAACTGtagtaaaacaaaaattaggtACATATCTATTATAAATATGTGCTATAATATACTATACATTACAAAAAAACATGAGTTTAACGACAACCATTTACAACGAATATGGGCCATTGTAAATAAGAGAGTAATATATGACGAAAATATGTCGAAAAAATAGTTCTTCTAGaataaatttacgacgaaagtgTTCTGttgtaaatttatttcttatttactagcgcattctccttgacgaggaaccctgaattccaccgcgtccgaaatatggtagaacgaccgcatgacctcgaggaattcactagtactcctacttggtgcacctACCTCCACCAGGCGATtgttcatgaccgggaacgatttttctttgggaggcgtgatcgaacattaacacgccacccaccatgcctcgttctcggccgggtctaccgaatgaggaatgaattccatcttcggcactcgaagctcttcagaaacgttcgcgggcaaggaccctttcttcgaactcctcttcttactcgacatctcgtgtttttcttttattttatcaagaaggaaatgatagaaagcaagagaaagaagaaagaacttttcaagaaacctctctatgagaatgagtaagtgtaaagattgtgaagaaattacctcccttcttataggcatgagaaattactatttacttgcggatttttggacacgaacttcgcccaaatacaccaatctcttccgaactcgccataccgcgcattgggatctcactagaaatccacgctcccaacgagctggggggctaactgttggggtcaaaaacggttgcgacgaagttaacgtccaaatccccaaagaagaaaacgtagaaaccttcttcgatAAATACttcttcgaaatagattcttctttacgaaaagctttgcggaggaaacgcgagtcatcggacaagagctcgaaaaggttcgctacgcagcgaccgaacgcgtgttccgctcggtcgctacgtagcgaccgagctctttcgaaacgtcgatacgacattagtccatgcattcttgtctacccttcgatgctatctcccgaaaaccgtagcgaacccatttcacgttccccgccattctaagttatcgatcaaactttaccgtaaaaaccgcggaaagttcgttttttatcgaaagaagccgtaataaacgcttcgagtcagaagacggcccaaaaagacctaagacatgactcgaggcctgacttacgatttcttaaccaacagcccgtgagCCGCATagcggtttacgcttggtttgcaaggaaagataaatgtcaagtttccgcggataaatacgaaattttgaagataattacgaagatcgaaaaaatggaatatctccatttttatgctgtaGCGGCTTAAGGGTAGAAGAGGAAACGCGTAAACCGatcttggagccagtatataatgagtcctaggcgagaggcatggaagagaacttttcacagcaaacttagcacttagagcgattttaggcaattttctgtttttattatttgagctgtgactcaattaggtttttgccgtcttagggttttagaactaggaatctcgccgacagctctcgtagcccaggcattTACCTtattgtaaacgctcaaacgcagattcggaataagaactatcttgctctctttttcgatttcttattttattattgttctcgtttcgtgttctgattgcttggcgtgtggtattagcaaatatccaggacctctgggaaactagggttctcctactttcctaatttaaacggaaatcgacagtgcgaatttcggttctcaCAAATAATATCGACGTCGATgatgatataatatttgaatacaaaagcGCTTGACaaaagcgaggatcatgaaaccAACGTCTATCATAGAGTGCACTCAGGGAAATTACTCAGAGAAATTGACTAAGCAAATTGATAATGCTATAAGACGTGGTATATGAAATCTCTTAAGAGAAGAGATGTAGTCAAACCAGTTGGACATAAGTAAGTCTTTGGTGAGAAAACATAATAAGAATGGCGAAATTGCATAGTTCTCACAAAGATCTGGAATCAATTATAAAGGAGAcatactcctatgtggtggatgcaacgaCATTCTTATTCCTTATAAGTCTGccaaataaaatacatatatatacggTCCACTGGATAACAAAATTTATGTGGAAGTTCCAGAGGGCATCGAACTACCGAACAcatcaagttctcgagaacaatattgaataTCTTTATGTGAACGacttgaatatcctaggaacctctgaaGAAATTTCTCAAAGATAAAACACATCAAGAAAGAATTCGAATTCAACATGAAAGGTTTTGGGAAAACAAGATTATATATTGAATTATACATTGAGCACCTTGAAAAGAAAATCCTTATGCATCAAATGACATACATAAATAATGTGCTCAAGAAGTTTGATATGGACTAAGCTTACGAATTGACAAGTCTCATATTTATAAGGTCTCtcagtttagaaaatataatttcagccctaatgaagaaaatgaagagaTCCTTGGTCCTGAAATGTCATGTCTAAGTGCCATAAAGTTTTGACGGATTTGGCGAGCCATACAAGGCTAGATAAATAATTTTCCGTAATATATTAGCCAGATATAGCTCATGATCAACCCAAAGGCACTAGAACgggattatacatatttttgttacCTACAAGGAACTAAAGACTTGAGTCCACTTGATACTAACCTACCCGAAAAACGGTAAATTATTTTGGTGATATAGGTTGTTtggtcgtccaagttcacttaAGCGAGGATTTTGTGGATCTAATTACTAAGGCGTTACTGACATCCAGAGATGTACTCAACAGGGAGAGTAATACGTgttttactctttttccttcaccatggttttatcccattgggttttcctcgtaaggttttaATGGGGAaacatccaaagcgtattacaaacCACTTCGGAGATGATcttccaagggggagtgttataaaccaaggTCTGGTGGAAGCTCATATTCGAAGGTCCATATTCTTATGTCTTTGTATTTCCTAGCCCATATTGTATTAGGGTTTCATACTtatgtaattccctatataaagGGCTTCTTATTCTAATAAAGATATAGATTTTTCCCTTATTTTATAACACCAATATCagttgttttgatttatttaactAAGTTTGACTATTTCAGAATTGTTgacatttattattaataaataactagATCTTGATCATCCCTCGTAccgatatttat encodes:
- the LOC106431747 gene encoding COP1-interacting protein 7-like isoform X2, with translation MKSSTRLDSVVFQLTPTRTRCDLLIIDNGKAEKIATGLLDPFLAHLKTAQDQVSKGGYSIVLKPKDGDNAAWFTKATIQRFVRFVSNPDVLERVYTLETEIMQIREAIGIQYNSEVALPVVEDNLRAKRAESTQGSRPLLQLNEEKAIVLYEPDSHPKQANLSTTSDENSKVQVLKVLETRKKVLQKEQGMAFARAVAAGFQVDDMLPLISFAKSFGASRLMDACLKFMDLWKKKHESGQWLEIEATQPNISPTNASGTMLANAANMRRNSWPGSPENNNDVKSLTNVNKEHVQGQHQHPMYAPWPVHSPPGTFPVFQGYTMQGMPYYPYPSPYPSTDDSRRSSGQRKAKKHHSSCSEDSSGSEDQGREKGKSGRRRRSGKVVIRNINYINSKKQDHSGTESDAEEGAIVVECYNVGKERETKGTEADTGDWQAFQTLLLQDADTEERTGKYDDPLAHDKREAERYQERDTQNGIVTRRIRGSSDSFMVHQRENGFENPSDPLNLKGFDNPRNGLDKRSSSVNMDDDSYIVTREAGSSTRNAIDIGSEISSYHQADGSKRNKISYEPHDLSLMPERETEKLSAGYDPALDFGSKALKKKNNKEAGVTKKSLRDPTTRLSNDAADKRKASGVIRKGRPTKMSPLDEARARADKLRNFKADLLIIKKEKEEEERKRIEGLKIARQKRIAAKSNSTVVGQSQLSAQQTRKNLPNRYSPGAPRASKFSDTEPGSLSSPLQRRLPIRSASLGSGESEKVPKNSKLSSGSKSTGNRLTRSISPLPPSKREGTATGNRLTRSISPLPLSKRDTRISLDSQDESVSRTRPKMGSAPSSAVRSLHMAGSWLTRSISPLPLSKRETRVSLNSQNKSVSRTRRLSEPKTVNNSAPSSAVRSLRTIASKKASDAPEIKKISAIVNYDIAKIASLPELKIKQPKGAEKTKSSASEIEPSGNKNKPLCQNAVDETPVIEKTVVMVLPSSARSISADQTKQEKPKVTMQESSNDLVLVSTLILARSI
- the LOC106431747 gene encoding COP1-interacting protein 7-like isoform X1, yielding MKSSTRLDSVVFQLTPTRTRCDLLIIDNGKAEKIATGLLDPFLAHLKTAQDQVSKGGYSIVLKPKDGDNAAWFTKATIQRFVRFVSNPDVLERVYTLETEIMQIREAIGIQYNSEVALPVQVEDNLRAKRAESTQGSRPLLQLNEEKAIVLYEPDSHPKQANLSTTSDENSKVQVLKVLETRKKVLQKEQGMAFARAVAAGFQVDDMLPLISFAKSFGASRLMDACLKFMDLWKKKHESGQWLEIEATQPNISPTNASGTMLANAANMRRNSWPGSPENNNDVKSLTNVNKEHVQGQHQHPMYAPWPVHSPPGTFPVFQGYTMQGMPYYPYPSPYPSTDDSRRSSGQRKAKKHHSSCSEDSSGSEDQGREKGKSGRRRRSGKVVIRNINYINSKKQDHSGTESDAEEGAIVVECYNVGKERETKGTEADTGDWQAFQTLLLQDADTEERTGKYDDPLAHDKREAERYQERDTQNGIVTRRIRGSSDSFMVHQRENGFENPSDPLNLKGFDNPRNGLDKRSSSVNMDDDSYIVTREAGSSTRNAIDIGSEISSYHQADGSKRNKISYEPHDLSLMPERETEKLSAGYDPALDFGSKALKKKNNKEAGVTKKSLRDPTTRLSNDAADKRKASGVIRKGRPTKMSPLDEARARADKLRNFKADLLIIKKEKEEEERKRIEGLKIARQKRIAAKSNSTVVGQSQLSAQQTRKNLPNRYSPGAPRASKFSDTEPGSLSSPLQRRLPIRSASLGSGESEKVPKNSKLSSGSKSTGNRLTRSISPLPPSKREGTATGNRLTRSISPLPLSKRDTRISLDSQDESVSRTRPKMGSAPSSAVRSLHMAGSWLTRSISPLPLSKRETRVSLNSQNKSVSRTRRLSEPKTVNNSAPSSAVRSLRTIASKKASDAPEIKKISAIVNYDIAKIASLPELKIKQPKGAEKTKSSASEIEPSGNKNKPLCQNAVDETPVIEKTVVMVLPSSARSISADQTKQEKPKVTMQESSNDLVLVRPETLSDLITETPKFLTIQSVVEKPYEAPHARVSSFEVPCTVHSECSQAPGPSCHSNETAQETVKALAAEKKISEALEKSQTKELATKRLRKLFKFGKKSRSSSTGKYHTKFNSAAAVSSNKDHESAVTAATTSEAFTLKNLISQDETPTAATAS